GGTACTGCCTAAGGCGGAGCGTTTCCCTTATACCATTCGTGTGGTGTCGGACATTACCGAATCTAACGGTTCGTCATCTATGGCGAGCGTGTGCGGTGCGTCATTGTCGCTTATGGACGCAGGCGTGCCACTAAAAGCCCCTGTGGCAGGTATCGCCATGGGTCTGGTCAAAGAAGGCGAGCGTTTTGCCGTATTGTCCGATATTTTGGGTGATGAAGACCACTTGGGCGATATGGACTTTAAAGTGGCAGGTTCGGTCAATGGTATCACCGCCCTACAAATGGACATTAAGATTGAGGGTATTACTGCCGACATCATGGAGCAAGCCCTAAAACAAGCTCACGCAGGGCGTATCCATATCCTAAATGCCATGAACGAAGTCATCGCCACGTCTCGCACCGAGATTAACGCTCACGCTCCAAACTATGCCACCATTGAGATTAACCCTGAAAAAATCCGTGATGTGATTGGTAAGGGTGGGGCGACCATTCGTGCCTTGACCGAAGAGACAGGGGCGACTGTGGATATTGATGACAACGGTACAATCCGTATCTTTGGCGAGTCAAAAGCGTCTACCCGTGCCGCCATTGCCAAGATTGAAGCGATTACCGCCGAAGTGGAAGTGGGTGCGGTCTATACAGGTACAGTGGCTCGCATTGTGGAGTTTGGGGCTTTTGTTACCATTTTACCAGGTACGGACGGCTTGGTGCATATCAGCCAAATCTCTGATGAGCGTGTTGAGAATGTAACCGACTACCTAGCCGAGGGTCAAACCGTCAAAGTTCAAGTGCAAGACATTGACAATCGTGGACGCATTAAGCTAACCATGAAAGGCATTGAGCAGTAATTTATACGTAATGGTTTGTATCACCATTGCACTTGTATTAAACTGTTATTAAACTGTCGTTGATGACCGCTCCGCTCTTAGTGGGGCGGTTTTTCATGATAGAGCATATAAATCAAGCATCATAAAAAAGCAGTCCATGTAGGACTGCTTTTTGGGTGTCTCTCATCAATTACTAAAATCACTAATAAGAGACAATGGATGGGCGATGATTTGACAATCAGAACTCATAGTTTACACCGATGTTATAAGAGCTTTTTTTGCTACCACTCACGTTAATGGCAGTACCACCTTTAAATGCCAACTGCGGATTAACACGGTAGCCTGTACCAATGGCAATGGCAGATTTTGAACCATAACCACCGATGGCTGCTGAGACGCTGACTTTACCGACACTATAAGGCTGGAAAAGACTGTTTAGGGCAGCTTGGGCAGCCATGCCATTTTTAAATTTATCATCCAAGGCATTAATACGACCATCAAAACCATTCACCTTGGCATCTAAGGCACTGATGCGACCATCAAAGGTATTAACTTTGCTATCCAAGGCATTAATACGACCATCAAAACCATCCACCTTGGTGTTTAAGTCTCTGATGGATGTTGTGTTTTTGGTGATGTTTTTTGCATTTCTGGTAAGGGCATCTTCTGTTGCTGCAAACTTAGCATCGGCTGCGGCTTTGTTTTTATCAACGCTTGTTTTTAACTCTGCTAATTTTTGCTCATCTGCCTTACCACCCAATTTTGCTTCAAAGTCTTTTTTGTTAGCATCGATTTGCTTGGTGTGCTCATCAAGTGTGGTTTTGTTTTTGGCAATGTCTGTTTTAATATCTTTAAACTTAGCATCGGCTGCGGCTTTGTTATCTGCAATGTCTGCTTTGTTTTTATCAACGCTTGTTTTTAAATCTTCTAATTGTTGCACATCTACCTTGCCACCCAATTTTGCTTCAATGGCTTGTTTGTTAGCATCGATTTGCTTGGTGTGCTCATCAAGTGTGGTTTTGTTTTTGGCAATGCTTGTTTGGTTTTTTTTGATATTTTCTGTATGAACCCCTATTGCTCCTTGAACAATCCGTTGAAGGGTTGCTAAACTTTCTAGTTTTTTATTTATATCATTTATGCTAGGTGTATTGTTTTGTGCAGATGCCACAGTCGTCATGCCCAACGCCCCAATGGTCAACAAACTGGCCAAAACCGTCTTATGAAAGAGGGGGGATGATTTGGTAAAATGAGAACATGCCAACGAATGGTCAGTAATATTTTTATTGGCTAGGTGGAACTTGTTTGTCTTATTCATCTTGGGTCTCCCAAACAGATATTACGATGATTGATATAACCAAACCATTAACT
This Moraxella sp. K1664 DNA region includes the following protein-coding sequences:
- a CDS encoding YadA-like family protein, whose amino-acid sequence is MTTVASAQNNTPSINDINKKLESLATLQRIVQGAIGVHTENIKKNQTSIAKNKTTLDEHTKQIDANKQAIEAKLGGKVDVQQLEDLKTSVDKNKADIADNKAAADAKFKDIKTDIAKNKTTLDEHTKQIDANKKDFEAKLGGKADEQKLAELKTSVDKNKAAADAKFAATEDALTRNAKNITKNTTSIRDLNTKVDGFDGRINALDSKVNTFDGRISALDAKVNGFDGRINALDDKFKNGMAAQAALNSLFQPYSVGKVSVSAAIGGYGSKSAIAIGTGYRVNPQLAFKGGTAINVSGSKKSSYNIGVNYEF